A single region of the Pseudomonas sp. GGS8 genome encodes:
- a CDS encoding retention module-containing protein, with the protein MATLIGTVSKVIGQVYAVAGDGTRRALIEGDRLFAGEQLVTGAEGAVAVHLHNGQELTLGRDSSLQMTAQLLAHQVPHVETADAVTPSQAQLTDVEQLQKAIAAGADPTQTAEATAAGPDATGAPGGALGGGHSFVLLEEVGGRVDPTIGFPTAGFNGIPEFPLERRDAAPDNGNNGIAAPVVTDVPNNPVTLTGLSVAGGELTLNEANLADGSASNPGALTQNSTFTVSAPDGLTSLSIGGISVISGGVPIGFPQSITTQLGNALTITGYNPATGVVSYSYTLVGNEIHSAGDGTNSLSEQFTVVASDSNGDTATGSLDVNITDDVPRAIDDTNAHTASETLLTLTGSVLPNDIQGADRIPTGPDSGPIIGGTFTGTYGTLVLNANGTYTYTLNTSDADFKALHGGGNGTENFVYTLTDADGDTSTATLVLNIHNNDDLVTLNGLNAEGGELIVNEKNLSDGSSPDASALTQSGTFTITALDGVQTLTVGGIVVVSGGLITGFPHSIVTPLGNTLTITGYDNATGMVSYSYTLVDNEMHPNANGANSLSEQFAVTVVDDNGTTANGSLDVNIVDDLPQAVDDSNAHAASETLLTLSGNVLPNDVQGADRVTTGENAGPITPGTFAGTYGTLVLNANGTYTYTLNTSDADFKALQGGGNGTEHFVYTLTDADGDTSTATLVLNIHNNDDLVTLDGLNVNGGELTVYEKNLSDGSSPDAPALTQSGTFTVTALDGLQTLTVGGIAVVTGGVAAGFPQSIVTPLGSTLTITGYDSATGVVSYSYTLVDNETHPNAGGANSITENLNVVATDVDGSTALGQINVNIVDDLPTAHPDHVSVAEGATVSGNVLGNDIGGADGPALGGAVVGVRAGSDTSTSAVGGLNTQINGTYGYLTLDANGNAVYHSNPNSVGEPGATDVFTYTVRDGDGDESTTTITIDVSNCTLVATTDTDVTAYEKALDLTKDGQDLAAGTVIGSEPDNTGETASGTLVGSVTGATGAITYTLVGSATGTYGQILLNPDGSYTYTLTSAPTTTPHANDGANTLSESFTYQATDALGNSVTSTIVINIVDDVPTAHCDSVSVVEGGTVSGNVLDNDVLGADGPALGGAVVGVRAGSDTSTSAIGGLNTHINGTYGYLTLDANGNAVYHSNPNSVGEAGATDVFTYTVRDADGDESTATITVDVSNSCLVAATDTDVTVYEKALDLTKDGQDLAAGSVTGSEPGNTGETGSGTLTGSVTGATGAITYTLVGSATGTYGQILLNPDGSYTYTLTSAPKTSPNANDDANTLNESFTYKATDALGNSTTGTLVVNIVDDVPHAVASDRSVPAVQIDSNLMLVIDVSGSMDDPSGVSGLSRLDLAKQAISALLDKYDNLGDVKVQIVTFSSSATDQTSVWVDVATAKSIIATLTAGGGTNYDAAVATMESAFDTSGKLTGAQNVGYFFSDGKPNEGDIGTADEIALKAFLDANGIKNYAIGLGSGVNNASLDPVAYDGSTHTDTNAVVVTDLNQLNSVLSGTVQGAPVTGSLLGEGGTFGADGGFIKILAVDGTTYTYDPKANSNQGSLNFSGGANHGTFNTADNTLSIATNNSGTLLVNLDTGEYSYTSQKTTAVQITENIGFTASDNDGDLTSSTLTVNVIPNSPPVAVDDHIITNVLSGSIVVPGELLLANDTDPNGDVLTASPTTFNTGWVAKGADFTGINSSFSFTGNNVQAVTIARSAFVANTAAMTAMLVVSGALGAVSTNNTNDEDRITVNLKQGETLNLDHNLAAGHITLEYSVNGGAFIAIADGQTITATADGTYQIHITNIDDGGPGNSGKGAENYQLTMTVNYAGAQDSTPDFHGTYTTSDNHGGSDSAAVNITYQDGHTLTGTSGDDVLIAGTGNNVINAGDGNDLLTGGSGNNELHGGAGNDLLFSGPGNDWLDGGTGNDTASYAHATAGVTVNLSLLTAQNTVGAGTDTLTGIENLTGSNFNDSLTGDNNSNVINGGLGNDALNGGGGDDLLIGGPGDNTLTGGSGADTFQWFKGNSGHDVITDFTPGTDKLDLSQLLQGENGTAASLDDYLHFKVTGSGASLVTSIDVSAMAGATPSQTIDLAGVNLASHYGVTPGAGGVVAGGHDTATIINGMLNDHSLKVDTV; encoded by the coding sequence ATGGCAACGCTCATCGGTACCGTCAGTAAGGTCATCGGTCAAGTGTATGCAGTGGCGGGTGATGGCACTCGACGCGCACTGATCGAGGGCGATCGGCTGTTTGCCGGCGAGCAACTGGTCACTGGGGCCGAAGGCGCGGTGGCGGTCCATTTGCATAATGGCCAGGAGCTGACGCTGGGGCGTGACAGCAGCCTGCAAATGACCGCCCAATTACTGGCGCACCAGGTGCCGCATGTGGAGACCGCCGATGCGGTGACGCCTAGCCAGGCGCAACTGACCGATGTCGAACAACTGCAAAAAGCCATTGCCGCCGGCGCCGACCCGACCCAGACCGCTGAGGCCACCGCCGCCGGGCCGGACGCAACGGGCGCGCCCGGTGGCGCACTGGGCGGTGGCCACAGTTTTGTGTTGTTGGAGGAAGTGGGCGGGCGGGTCGACCCCACAATTGGTTTCCCTACTGCGGGCTTCAACGGTATTCCCGAATTCCCCCTGGAGCGCCGAGACGCTGCGCCGGACAACGGCAATAACGGCATCGCCGCACCGGTTGTTACAGACGTGCCGAATAACCCGGTCACCCTCACCGGCCTGTCGGTGGCGGGCGGCGAACTGACCCTCAATGAAGCCAACCTGGCGGACGGTTCGGCCAGTAACCCGGGAGCACTGACACAGAACAGCACGTTCACAGTGTCTGCGCCCGACGGGTTGACCAGCCTGAGCATCGGCGGAATCAGCGTGATCAGTGGCGGGGTGCCTATCGGTTTCCCGCAGTCGATCACCACTCAATTGGGCAACGCCCTGACGATCACCGGCTACAACCCGGCCACCGGCGTGGTCAGTTACAGCTACACCCTGGTCGGCAACGAAATCCATTCCGCCGGCGACGGCACCAACAGCCTCAGTGAACAGTTCACTGTGGTCGCGAGCGACAGTAACGGCGATACCGCCACCGGTTCGCTGGACGTCAATATCACCGACGATGTGCCCAGGGCCATCGACGACACCAATGCCCATACCGCCTCGGAAACCCTGCTGACCCTTACCGGTAGTGTGCTTCCCAACGACATCCAGGGCGCCGACCGCATTCCGACCGGCCCCGACAGCGGGCCGATCATCGGTGGCACCTTCACCGGGACTTACGGCACCCTGGTGTTGAACGCCAACGGCACGTACACCTACACCCTGAACACCAGCGATGCCGACTTCAAAGCCTTGCACGGTGGTGGCAACGGCACCGAAAATTTTGTCTACACCCTTACCGATGCCGATGGCGATACCAGCACTGCGACGCTGGTGCTGAACATCCATAACAACGACGACCTGGTGACGCTCAATGGCCTGAATGCCGAAGGCGGCGAGCTGATCGTCAACGAGAAAAACCTCAGCGATGGCAGCAGCCCCGATGCCTCGGCGCTGACCCAGAGCGGCACGTTCACCATTACTGCGCTGGATGGTGTGCAAACCCTGACGGTGGGCGGCATCGTGGTGGTATCCGGTGGCCTGATCACAGGCTTCCCGCATTCGATCGTCACGCCACTCGGCAACACGTTGACCATCACCGGTTACGACAATGCGACCGGCATGGTCAGCTACAGCTACACCCTCGTCGACAACGAAATGCATCCGAATGCCAACGGTGCCAACAGTCTCTCCGAGCAGTTTGCGGTGACGGTGGTGGACGACAACGGCACCACCGCCAATGGCAGTCTCGATGTGAACATCGTCGATGACTTGCCTCAGGCCGTGGACGACAGTAATGCCCATGCAGCGTCGGAAACCCTGCTGACCCTGAGCGGCAACGTTTTGCCCAACGACGTGCAAGGCGCCGACCGTGTGACCACCGGGGAGAACGCCGGACCGATCACCCCCGGCACCTTCGCCGGGACTTACGGTACCTTGGTGTTGAACGCCAACGGCACGTACACCTACACCCTGAACACCAGCGACGCCGATTTCAAAGCCCTGCAAGGTGGCGGCAACGGCACCGAGCATTTCGTCTACACCCTCACCGATGCCGATGGCGATACCAGCACCGCGACGCTGGTGCTGAACATCCATAACAACGACGACCTGGTGACCCTCGATGGCCTGAACGTCAACGGCGGTGAACTCACGGTCTACGAAAAAAACCTCAGCGACGGCAGCAGCCCCGATGCACCGGCGCTGACCCAAAGCGGCACCTTCACCGTCACCGCGCTCGACGGTTTGCAAACCCTGACGGTGGGCGGCATCGCGGTGGTCACCGGTGGTGTGGCCGCAGGCTTCCCGCAATCGATCGTCACGCCGCTGGGCAGCACGCTGACCATCACCGGCTACGACAGCGCGACCGGCGTGGTCAGCTACAGCTACACCCTGGTGGATAACGAAACCCACCCGAACGCCGGCGGCGCCAACAGCATCACCGAGAACCTCAACGTCGTCGCCACTGACGTCGACGGCAGCACGGCGTTGGGCCAGATCAACGTCAACATCGTCGATGACTTGCCCACCGCCCACCCTGATCACGTCTCAGTGGCCGAAGGCGCGACGGTCTCGGGCAACGTGCTGGGCAACGACATCGGCGGCGCCGACGGACCGGCACTCGGTGGCGCGGTGGTCGGCGTGCGCGCCGGCAGCGACACTTCGACCTCGGCCGTTGGCGGCTTGAACACGCAAATCAACGGCACCTATGGCTACCTGACCCTGGATGCCAACGGCAACGCCGTGTATCACAGCAACCCGAATTCGGTCGGCGAGCCGGGCGCCACGGATGTGTTCACCTACACCGTGCGCGATGGCGACGGCGATGAAAGCACCACCACCATTACCATTGATGTGTCCAACTGCACCCTTGTAGCAACCACCGATACCGACGTGACGGCGTACGAGAAAGCCCTGGATCTGACCAAGGATGGCCAGGACTTGGCGGCGGGCACCGTCATCGGCAGCGAGCCTGATAACACCGGCGAAACCGCCTCCGGCACGTTGGTCGGTTCGGTCACCGGCGCCACTGGCGCAATCACTTACACCCTGGTCGGCAGCGCCACCGGCACCTACGGACAAATCCTGCTCAACCCGGACGGTTCCTACACCTACACCCTGACCTCGGCGCCCACGACCACGCCTCACGCCAACGATGGTGCGAATACCCTGAGCGAAAGCTTCACCTATCAGGCCACCGACGCTCTGGGCAACAGCGTCACCAGTACCATCGTGATCAACATTGTCGATGACGTGCCGACGGCCCATTGCGATTCGGTTTCGGTGGTGGAGGGCGGTACGGTCAGCGGCAATGTGCTGGACAACGATGTGCTCGGCGCTGACGGCCCGGCCTTGGGTGGCGCCGTGGTCGGCGTGCGCGCCGGCAGCGACACCTCGACCTCGGCCATCGGTGGTTTGAATACGCACATCAACGGCACCTACGGCTATCTCACCCTGGATGCCAACGGCAATGCCGTGTACCACAGCAACCCGAATTCAGTCGGCGAAGCGGGCGCCACGGACGTGTTCACCTATACCGTGCGCGATGCCGACGGCGATGAAAGCACCGCCACGATCACCGTTGATGTGTCCAACAGCTGCCTCGTAGCCGCCACCGATACCGACGTGACCGTCTACGAAAAAGCGTTGGATCTGACCAAGGACGGACAGGACCTGGCAGCGGGCAGCGTCACCGGCAGCGAGCCCGGCAACACCGGTGAAACCGGCTCCGGTACGCTGACAGGCTCGGTCACTGGCGCCACTGGTGCGATCACCTACACCCTGGTCGGCAGCGCCACCGGCACCTACGGGCAGATCCTGCTCAATCCCGACGGTTCCTACACGTACACCCTGACCTCGGCGCCGAAAACATCGCCGAACGCCAACGATGACGCGAACACCTTGAACGAAAGCTTCACCTACAAAGCCACCGATGCGTTGGGCAACAGCACCACCGGCACCCTTGTGGTCAACATCGTCGATGACGTGCCTCACGCTGTCGCGTCGGACCGTTCGGTGCCGGCGGTGCAGATCGACTCCAACCTGATGCTGGTGATCGATGTATCCGGGAGCATGGACGACCCTTCCGGTGTATCGGGCCTGTCGCGGCTGGACCTGGCCAAGCAGGCGATCAGCGCATTGCTCGACAAGTACGACAACCTGGGCGACGTGAAGGTGCAGATCGTCACCTTCAGCAGCAGCGCCACCGACCAGACGTCGGTGTGGGTCGATGTGGCGACCGCCAAGTCGATCATCGCTACGCTGACCGCGGGCGGCGGCACCAACTACGACGCCGCCGTGGCGACCATGGAGAGTGCGTTCGATACCTCGGGCAAACTCACCGGGGCGCAGAACGTCGGCTACTTCTTCTCCGATGGCAAACCCAACGAAGGCGACATCGGCACCGCGGACGAGATCGCGCTCAAAGCCTTCCTTGATGCCAATGGCATCAAGAACTACGCCATCGGCCTGGGCAGCGGCGTCAATAACGCCAGCCTCGATCCGGTGGCCTATGACGGCAGTACCCACACCGACACCAACGCCGTGGTGGTGACCGACCTCAACCAACTCAACTCGGTGCTTTCGGGCACCGTGCAAGGCGCGCCGGTCACCGGTTCGCTGTTGGGCGAGGGCGGTACGTTCGGCGCCGATGGCGGTTTCATCAAAATCCTCGCGGTCGACGGCACCACCTATACCTACGACCCGAAAGCCAACAGCAATCAGGGGTCGCTGAACTTTAGCGGCGGCGCCAACCACGGCACCTTCAACACCGCCGACAACACCCTGAGCATCGCCACCAACAACAGCGGCACGCTGCTGGTGAACCTCGATACCGGCGAGTACAGCTACACCTCGCAGAAAACCACGGCCGTGCAGATCACCGAAAACATCGGTTTCACCGCCAGCGACAACGACGGCGACCTCACCAGTTCGACCCTGACAGTCAACGTGATTCCGAATTCGCCACCGGTGGCGGTCGATGATCACATCATCACCAACGTTCTGTCGGGCAGTATCGTGGTGCCGGGCGAGCTGCTATTGGCCAACGACACCGACCCCAACGGCGATGTGCTCACGGCATCGCCGACCACCTTCAACACCGGATGGGTGGCCAAGGGCGCGGACTTTACAGGCATCAACTCAAGCTTCAGCTTCACCGGCAATAACGTCCAGGCCGTGACCATTGCCCGCAGCGCATTCGTCGCCAATACCGCGGCCATGACCGCCATGCTGGTGGTCAGCGGGGCGCTGGGGGCGGTCAGCACCAACAATACCAACGATGAGGACCGGATTACCGTCAACCTCAAACAGGGTGAAACCCTCAACCTGGACCACAACCTGGCGGCCGGCCACATCACCCTGGAGTATTCGGTCAACGGCGGGGCATTCATCGCCATCGCCGACGGCCAGACCATCACCGCCACGGCGGACGGCACGTACCAGATCCACATCACCAACATCGACGACGGTGGCCCGGGCAACAGCGGCAAAGGCGCGGAAAACTATCAACTGACCATGACCGTCAACTACGCCGGAGCCCAGGACTCCACACCGGACTTCCACGGCACCTACACCACCAGCGATAACCACGGCGGCAGCGACAGCGCGGCGGTGAACATCACCTACCAGGACGGCCACACCCTGACCGGCACCTCGGGCGATGACGTATTGATTGCGGGCACCGGCAACAACGTCATCAACGCTGGCGACGGCAATGATCTGCTTACCGGCGGTTCAGGCAACAACGAATTGCATGGCGGTGCCGGTAACGATCTGTTGTTCAGCGGGCCGGGCAACGACTGGCTCGACGGCGGCACCGGCAACGACACCGCGAGCTACGCCCATGCCACCGCCGGCGTCACCGTCAATCTCAGCCTGCTCACCGCGCAAAACACCGTTGGCGCAGGCACCGACACCCTGACCGGCATCGAAAACCTCACGGGCTCGAACTTCAACGACAGCCTCACGGGCGACAACAACAGCAACGTCATCAACGGCGGCTTGGGTAACGATGCGCTCAACGGTGGGGGCGGCGACGACTTGCTGATCGGCGGCCCGGGCGACAACACCCTCACCGGCGGCAGCGGTGCTGACACCTTCCAGTGGTTCAAAGGCAACAGCGGTCACGACGTCATCACCGACTTCACCCCGGGCACCGACAAACTCGACCTGTCGCAACTGCTGCAAGGCGAAAACGGCACCGCGGCGTCGCTGGATGACTACCTGCACTTCAAAGTCACCGGCAGCGGCGCCTCACTGGTTACCAGCATCGACGTCAGCGCCATGGCCGGCGCCACACCGAGCCAGACCATTGACCTGGCCGGTGTGAACCTGGCCAGTCACTACGGCGTCACGCCGGGGGCGGGTGGGGTGGTTGCAGGGGGGCATGACACGGCGACGATCATCAATGGCATGTTGAATGACCATTCGTTGAAGGTAGATACGGTGTGA
- a CDS encoding DUF6124 family protein has product MFKPTPNPPETDDVSPYETPDSKKLNEAAERALDYYLKPSAPKPPRKPSTIYTVAPDIDIEELLANACESFASAKVIASDCAGFLEGPQRNTILGVAQLIMFGELAVNRALDSLELKANPTL; this is encoded by the coding sequence ATGTTCAAACCAACACCGAACCCACCCGAAACCGACGACGTTTCCCCCTACGAAACCCCCGATTCCAAAAAACTCAACGAAGCCGCCGAGCGCGCCCTCGATTACTACCTCAAACCGTCCGCCCCCAAGCCCCCGCGCAAACCGAGCACGATTTACACCGTTGCCCCGGACATCGACATCGAAGAGCTACTGGCCAATGCCTGCGAGTCCTTTGCCTCGGCCAAGGTGATCGCCAGTGACTGCGCCGGGTTTCTGGAGGGGCCGCAGCGCAATACGATATTGGGCGTCGCGCAGCTCATCATGTTCGGGGAGCTGGCGGTGAATCGGGCGCTGGACAGTCTGGAATTGAAGGCCAACCCGACCCTGTAA